The following proteins are encoded in a genomic region of Chloracidobacterium sp.:
- a CDS encoding ImmA/IrrE family metallo-endopeptidase, with protein sequence MNFDSYPPTDKGRRYELRARGLREFAGLRSDAERLDPFELARYANLLIVSLDQIKGLSEAAREQLLGAGKDDWSGGAASKVLPDGRKLIILNPTHGSNRHAATLMEEISHVFLGHKPNELAVKASDGSTAKTRDYDHAIEEEAYSTGAAALVPYTGLRRMVFEGKTIRQIARHYGVSSALVEFRIKISRLWKEYSENVFSGDSPQGV encoded by the coding sequence GTGAATTTCGACAGCTATCCGCCAACCGATAAAGGCCGCAGGTACGAATTACGTGCCCGCGGCCTTCGTGAATTTGCGGGACTCCGCAGCGATGCCGAGCGGCTCGATCCGTTCGAATTGGCACGCTACGCGAACCTGCTTATTGTGTCGCTGGATCAGATCAAAGGGTTGAGTGAAGCAGCGAGAGAGCAGCTTCTGGGTGCCGGAAAGGACGATTGGTCGGGCGGAGCCGCGTCAAAGGTGCTGCCCGACGGGCGCAAACTGATAATACTCAACCCGACGCACGGTTCCAACCGCCACGCGGCAACGCTTATGGAAGAGATCAGCCATGTGTTCCTCGGCCATAAGCCGAATGAACTCGCAGTAAAAGCATCGGACGGCTCGACAGCAAAAACCCGCGACTATGATCACGCGATCGAAGAAGAGGCGTATTCCACCGGTGCTGCGGCGCTCGTGCCCTACACCGGACTTCGACGCATGGTATTTGAGGGCAAAACGATACGTCAGATCGCAAGGCATTATGGCGTAAGCTCCGCTCTCGTCGAGTTTCGCATTAAGATATCACGCCTTTGGAAGGAATATTCTGAGAACGTATTCAGCGGCGACAGTCCGCAAGGTGTATAA
- a CDS encoding CTP synthase has protein sequence MIEKKTKYIFVTGGVVSSLGKGLAASSIGCLLESRGLHVQMMKLDPYINVDPGTMSPFQHGEVYVTDDGAETDLDLGHYERFTNAKLSQANNWTSGRIYLSVIEKERRGDYLGKTIQVIPHITDEIKSAVRTIADKHEPDVLIVEIGGTVGDIESLPFMEAIRQMGNEEGRNNAIFVHVTLVPYIAAAGELKTKPTQHSVRELREIGIAPDILLCRSDRPLSVDLRKKIALFCNVHENAVISALDVGTIYEVPLAFHEQGLDDLIVSTLHLEERFPHVDLTRWRELVSTIKDPSSGSVRIAIVGKYVELEDSYKSLREALTHAGVANDLRVNVRWIESEELMKDGYENELQDFDAILVPGGFGKRGIAGMLRAIKYARRSGTPYFGICLGMQTACIEFARNICGLKDADSTEFNEETPFPIIFKLRDLVDVDELGGTMRLGSWPCSLKEGSLAREVYGGEAEINERHRHRYEFNPEYRGVLESEGMIFSGISPDGRFVEIVELSRDAHPFFIACQFHPEYRSKPLAPHRLFDAFVKAAWRNKLRSENLEHDVAADNRIELPERAAVEEEFEGPKDRFDG, from the coding sequence ATGATCGAAAAAAAGACAAAATACATCTTTGTAACCGGCGGTGTCGTGTCGAGTTTGGGGAAAGGGCTGGCGGCAAGTTCCATTGGCTGCCTGCTTGAGTCGCGCGGACTGCACGTGCAGATGATGAAACTCGACCCGTACATAAACGTCGATCCGGGGACGATGTCGCCGTTCCAACACGGCGAAGTTTATGTTACGGACGACGGTGCGGAGACCGATCTTGATCTCGGGCACTACGAAAGATTCACCAATGCGAAGCTCTCGCAGGCCAACAACTGGACAAGCGGCCGCATCTACCTCTCGGTGATCGAAAAGGAACGCCGCGGCGATTATCTCGGCAAGACCATCCAAGTGATCCCGCATATTACCGATGAGATCAAATCGGCGGTTCGCACCATTGCCGACAAACACGAACCCGATGTCCTGATCGTCGAGATCGGCGGAACTGTCGGCGATATCGAATCGCTGCCGTTCATGGAAGCGATCAGGCAAATGGGCAACGAGGAAGGCAGGAATAATGCGATATTCGTGCATGTAACCCTCGTACCATACATCGCGGCGGCGGGCGAACTGAAGACGAAGCCGACACAGCACAGTGTACGTGAACTGCGTGAGATCGGTATTGCACCCGACATTCTGCTTTGCCGAAGCGATCGTCCGCTCTCGGTCGATCTGCGGAAGAAGATCGCACTTTTCTGCAATGTTCACGAGAACGCGGTGATCTCGGCACTTGATGTCGGTACGATCTATGAAGTTCCGCTGGCATTTCACGAGCAGGGCCTTGATGACCTCATCGTCAGCACACTGCACTTGGAAGAGCGGTTCCCGCATGTTGACCTCACGCGATGGCGTGAACTTGTTTCAACCATAAAAGACCCGAGCAGCGGCAGCGTGCGCATCGCGATCGTCGGAAAATACGTAGAACTTGAGGATAGCTATAAATCGCTACGCGAGGCCCTGACGCATGCCGGCGTAGCAAACGATCTTCGGGTGAATGTGCGTTGGATCGAATCTGAAGAGCTTATGAAGGACGGCTATGAGAACGAGCTTCAGGATTTTGATGCGATCCTTGTGCCGGGCGGCTTTGGCAAACGCGGCATTGCGGGAATGCTCCGTGCCATCAAGTATGCGCGGCGCTCGGGGACACCGTATTTCGGTATCTGCCTCGGAATGCAGACCGCGTGTATCGAGTTCGCACGAAACATCTGCGGTTTGAAGGATGCTGACTCGACCGAGTTCAACGAAGAAACGCCGTTCCCCATCATCTTCAAGCTGCGAGATCTCGTGGACGTCGATGAGCTTGGCGGCACGATGCGGCTTGGAAGCTGGCCTTGCTCTTTGAAGGAAGGCTCACTCGCTCGAGAGGTCTATGGAGGTGAGGCTGAGATCAACGAACGGCACCGCCATCGGTACGAATTCAACCCCGAATATCGCGGTGTGCTTGAAAGCGAAGGGATGATCTTCAGCGGCATTTCGCCCGACGGAAGGTTCGTCGAGATCGTCGAACTTTCGCGTGACGCTCATCCTTTCTTTATTGCGTGCCAATTTCATCCCGAATACAGATCAAAGCCGCTTGCCCCGCATCGGCTCTTTGATGCGTTCGTAAAGGCAGCTTGGCGGAACAAGCTTCGAAGTGAGAACCTCGAACACGATGTTGCGGCTGATAACCGGATAGAATTACCCGAGAGGGCAGCGGTCGAAGAAGAGTTCGAAGGCCCTAAGGATCGTTTTGATGGCTGA
- the kdsA gene encoding 3-deoxy-8-phosphooctulonate synthase — MAENSFKVGNVPFGTGELVFLLGPCVVESEDHAFLMARGIKKACDNAGVKFVYKSSFDKANRSSIESFRGGGMQAGLSVLKSVKNEFGVPIVTDIHEPWQAETVAEVADILQIPAFLCRQTDLLVATANTGKAVNVKKGQFLSPWDAGNIVEKLRSAGCQRSMMTERGASFGYNNLVVDMRSFPVMRSFSVPVCFDVTHSLQLPGGLGKATGGQSEYIEYFARAGVACGVDAVFMEVHDDPARAPSDGPNQLPLERLEKLLTKLKAINELINAD, encoded by the coding sequence ATGGCTGAAAATTCATTCAAAGTCGGTAATGTGCCGTTCGGCACCGGCGAACTTGTTTTCCTGCTCGGCCCCTGCGTGGTCGAATCGGAGGATCACGCGTTCCTTATGGCTCGCGGGATCAAAAAGGCGTGCGATAATGCCGGCGTTAAGTTCGTTTATAAATCGTCGTTCGATAAGGCAAACCGCAGTTCGATCGAGAGTTTTCGCGGCGGCGGTATGCAGGCGGGGCTTTCGGTCCTAAAAAGTGTAAAGAATGAGTTCGGCGTGCCGATCGTTACTGATATACACGAGCCTTGGCAGGCAGAGACGGTCGCCGAGGTTGCAGATATTCTTCAAATACCGGCGTTCCTGTGCCGCCAGACCGATCTCCTGGTCGCCACCGCAAATACCGGAAAGGCGGTCAACGTCAAGAAGGGACAGTTCTTGTCGCCCTGGGACGCGGGGAATATCGTTGAAAAACTCAGGTCGGCGGGCTGTCAGCGAAGTATGATGACCGAGCGCGGTGCGAGCTTCGGCTATAATAACCTCGTCGTCGATATGCGCTCATTTCCCGTAATGCGTTCCTTCAGCGTACCCGTGTGCTTTGATGTAACGCACAGCCTGCAGCTTCCCGGCGGTCTCGGCAAAGCAACCGGCGGGCAATCAGAATACATCGAATACTTCGCACGTGCGGGCGTAGCATGCGGTGTCGATGCGGTCTTTATGGAAGTACACGATGACCCTGCACGCGCGCCGAGCGACGGACCGAACCAGTTGCCGCTCGAACGGCTCGAAAAGCTGCTTACGAAATTAAAGGCGATCAACGAGTTAATAAATGCAGATTAG
- a CDS encoding NADH-quinone oxidoreductase subunit I: MALVSDVIGSTIAVIKGMKRTLEEIPRKKWTVQYPDVPVTVQPRYRGQHLLHVDENGKEKCVACYLCAAACPSNCIYIEAEEDPRPYEERIGRDERYAKVYNIDYGRCIFCGYCVEACPKDAITHGYNFEISVYSRADLLKTKDDLLITKQKQQDSYRVALSDEEVDSEYKVV, translated from the coding sequence ATGGCTTTAGTCTCGGATGTTATCGGCTCGACGATCGCGGTCATCAAGGGTATGAAACGTACGCTTGAGGAGATCCCGCGAAAGAAATGGACGGTGCAGTATCCGGATGTACCCGTTACTGTCCAGCCGCGTTATCGCGGTCAGCATCTCCTTCACGTCGATGAGAACGGCAAGGAAAAGTGCGTTGCCTGTTATCTATGCGCGGCGGCCTGTCCTTCCAACTGTATTTACATCGAGGCCGAAGAGGATCCGCGTCCTTACGAGGAGCGGATCGGCCGCGACGAGCGCTATGCTAAGGTCTATAACATCGACTACGGCCGCTGCATTTTTTGCGGCTACTGTGTCGAGGCTTGCCCAAAGGATGCGATCACGCACGGCTATAATTTCGAGATCTCGGTTTACAGCCGCGCCGACCTTTTGAAGACCAAGGATGATCTGCTCATTACCAAGCAGAAGCAGCAGGACAGTTATCGCGTTGCTCTTTCCGATGAAGAGGTCGATTCTGAGTATAAGGTCGTTTAG
- a CDS encoding DUF4190 domain-containing protein, translating to MKRCPTCDKTFEDSMRFCQVDGTSLVDDAPVFDPYATIVAPAGIPVEPKDTVEPETPAIDPLEAATAIAPFPEVEKPIAEPEEMLEMPEAADPLRTMYISESEIRQSMDAAANDDVQMEVPDAVPAPPPFIESSVPTSPPPPPSPFAPQSSTPIQAPGDNFETAESLGTSPVQSVAVEPPAPPFVEDVAPPMIVNEQPQPHVEAAPPPFPYPQKDPVPDAGQMMTPTSDTGAVQSKGLALASMICGILSCLCCVSILTGPAGVIMGFMARGKAKNDPVNYGGAGLALVGMITGVLGFIGNIIVVILYIAGILAVKF from the coding sequence ATGAAACGATGCCCTACGTGCGATAAGACCTTCGAAGACTCGATGCGGTTCTGCCAAGTTGACGGCACTTCGCTTGTTGATGATGCTCCGGTGTTCGATCCGTACGCGACTATCGTCGCCCCTGCGGGCATTCCCGTGGAGCCTAAAGATACGGTCGAGCCGGAGACACCGGCGATCGATCCGCTTGAGGCCGCAACTGCGATCGCGCCTTTTCCTGAGGTCGAGAAGCCGATTGCCGAGCCTGAGGAGATGCTTGAAATGCCTGAAGCGGCAGATCCGCTCAGGACGATGTACATCTCCGAGTCCGAGATCCGTCAGAGTATGGATGCTGCGGCGAACGATGATGTACAAATGGAGGTGCCTGATGCCGTTCCGGCTCCGCCTCCTTTCATAGAAAGTTCGGTCCCGACCAGTCCGCCGCCGCCGCCGTCGCCTTTTGCCCCGCAAAGCAGCACACCGATACAGGCTCCCGGCGATAATTTTGAAACGGCAGAAAGCCTTGGTACTTCGCCGGTTCAGTCAGTGGCCGTAGAGCCGCCTGCTCCGCCCTTTGTGGAGGATGTCGCTCCGCCGATGATCGTGAATGAACAGCCGCAGCCGCATGTCGAAGCGGCGCCGCCGCCTTTCCCGTATCCGCAAAAGGATCCGGTTCCGGATGCCGGTCAGATGATGACGCCGACGTCAGATACGGGTGCGGTTCAGAGCAAAGGCCTGGCTTTAGCCTCAATGATCTGCGGTATCTTGAGTTGTCTTTGCTGCGTTTCGATACTGACCGGGCCGGCCGGTGTGATAATGGGCTTTATGGCCCGCGGAAAAGCAAAGAATGATCCGGTTAACTATGGCGGTGCCGGGCTTGCGCTTGTCGGAATGATAACGGGCGTTCTCGGGTTTATCGGCAACATTATTGTTGTTATCCTGTACATAGCAGGCATTCTCGCCGTCAAGTTCTAG
- a CDS encoding CPBP family intramembrane metalloprotease, with product MDNSLQASPDLAERQSNTRAGASPPHGPNDPPWGSGIALAVWIVSVLLIVIVPSIFLAPYALMQNPPLLDNAQLVEFAKSDKTAILLQVLAVIPAHVITLLLGWIVVTQFRKYPFREMLGWNSGGMKWWHHIVILVFFGVVAAVVSSYFPEQENDLTRMLRSSQAVVFVVAFLATFTAPLVEELVYRGILFSAFQRTMGVFAAFIAVTSLFAIIHVPQYYPSWSTIGLLFLLSFILTGIRIYTKNLWPCIVLHTLFNGIQSVGLVIAAIYPNAENTAAPAFLLHIFK from the coding sequence GTGGATAATTCACTTCAGGCATCGCCCGATCTCGCGGAGCGGCAGTCGAATACACGTGCGGGGGCATCACCGCCGCACGGGCCGAACGATCCGCCGTGGGGCAGCGGTATCGCTCTGGCGGTTTGGATAGTGAGCGTATTGCTCATCGTCATCGTTCCAAGCATTTTTCTTGCGCCGTACGCGCTTATGCAGAATCCGCCGCTGCTCGACAATGCGCAGCTCGTAGAATTCGCAAAAAGCGACAAAACGGCCATTCTGCTGCAAGTGCTTGCCGTAATTCCGGCCCACGTCATTACACTTTTATTGGGCTGGATCGTAGTTACCCAATTTCGAAAGTATCCGTTTCGCGAGATGCTCGGCTGGAACTCCGGCGGGATGAAGTGGTGGCATCATATCGTCATCCTTGTTTTTTTCGGCGTAGTTGCCGCGGTCGTCAGTTCGTATTTCCCTGAGCAGGAAAACGACTTGACGCGAATGCTGAGAAGCTCGCAAGCGGTCGTCTTTGTCGTTGCATTTTTGGCGACATTTACCGCGCCGCTTGTTGAGGAACTTGTCTATCGCGGAATACTTTTCTCGGCTTTTCAGCGAACCATGGGTGTTTTTGCCGCGTTCATTGCGGTAACGTCGCTCTTCGCCATCATTCACGTACCTCAATATTATCCGAGTTGGTCAACCATCGGGCTGCTCTTTTTATTGAGCTTTATCCTTACGGGAATACGCATATACACCAAAAATCTTTGGCCGTGCATTGTGCTTCACACGCTTTTCAACGGCATCCAGTCGGTCGGGCTTGTCATCGCCGCGATCTACCCGAATGCTGAGAATACGGCCGCTCCGGCCTTTCTGCTGCACATTTTCAAATAA
- a CDS encoding DUF433 domain-containing protein, giving the protein MNERITVDAKIHFAKPTVAGTRITVQNVLELINEGLSFDEIKRDFYPDLTDDDIRACVDYAISLISAEDIRISA; this is encoded by the coding sequence ATGAACGAGCGAATAACCGTTGATGCCAAAATACATTTTGCAAAACCAACGGTTGCTGGCACAAGAATAACAGTCCAGAATGTGTTGGAACTCATCAACGAAGGGCTTTCGTTCGATGAGATCAAGCGAGATTTTTATCCTGATCTGACCGATGACGATATACGGGCTTGCGTTGATTATGCGATCTCGCTTATTTCAGCGGAGGACATCAGAATCAGTGCATGA
- the kdsB gene encoding 3-deoxy-manno-octulosonate cytidylyltransferase: MDPQKNVYAVIPARLASTRLSGKMLRDVVGKPLIIRTLERALQAKSVTRTIVATDSREIFDVIEAAGGTAVMTDERHRSGSDRIAEVAESLPANAVVVNIQGDEPLISPETIDRAVAAMLGDDRPDIVTAFEPISSEAEFVDPNVVKLVMDQSGRALYFSRSPIPFRRNRGSSIAGLYKHCGLYVYRREYLLEFTKMPPTRLEEAEMLEQLRALETGAFIKAVEAAGTSISVDTEQDLQRVCEILG; encoded by the coding sequence ATCGATCCGCAAAAAAATGTATATGCAGTGATACCGGCACGGCTCGCTTCGACGAGGCTTTCGGGTAAAATGCTGCGCGATGTCGTTGGCAAGCCGTTGATCATTCGCACCCTTGAAAGGGCTCTGCAGGCGAAAAGCGTTACCCGAACCATTGTTGCTACCGACAGCAGAGAGATATTTGACGTTATTGAAGCGGCAGGCGGTACTGCGGTCATGACCGACGAACGGCATCGTTCGGGCAGCGATCGGATCGCCGAGGTTGCGGAATCGCTGCCGGCGAATGCTGTTGTGGTTAACATTCAGGGCGATGAACCGCTGATCTCCCCCGAAACCATTGATAGGGCAGTTGCGGCAATGCTCGGCGACGACAGGCCGGATATCGTCACCGCGTTTGAACCTATAAGCAGCGAAGCCGAGTTTGTCGATCCGAACGTCGTCAAGCTCGTAATGGATCAGAGCGGCCGTGCTTTGTATTTTTCGCGTTCGCCGATCCCTTTCAGGCGCAACCGCGGCAGTAGCATCGCCGGACTTTATAAGCACTGCGGGCTGTACGTTTATCGCCGCGAATATTTACTCGAATTCACCAAGATGCCGCCGACACGGCTCGAAGAGGCCGAGATGCTCGAACAACTTAGGGCGCTTGAGACCGGAGCGTTCATCAAGGCTGTCGAGGCTGCCGGAACAAGCATTTCGGTTGATACCGAGCAGGACCTTCAGCGCGTTTGTGAGATATTAGGATAA
- the ndk gene encoding nucleoside-diphosphate kinase — translation MNNLTFGIIKPDAVRAGKQGQIISRILGAGFGIRGMKLIHQTRKQAEGFYAVHAGKGFFDELCDFMSSGPCIVMALEKDNAVPAWRELMGATNPAEAAEGTIRKDFATSIGENAVHGSDSDENAAIEIAYFFSKLELV, via the coding sequence ATGAACAACTTAACATTTGGAATAATTAAGCCCGATGCCGTTCGGGCCGGGAAACAAGGGCAGATAATTTCACGCATTCTCGGTGCGGGTTTTGGTATCCGCGGAATGAAATTGATACATCAGACGCGAAAGCAGGCCGAGGGTTTCTATGCCGTGCACGCGGGCAAAGGTTTTTTTGATGAACTTTGCGACTTTATGTCGTCAGGGCCCTGCATTGTGATGGCGCTTGAGAAGGATAATGCAGTGCCGGCATGGCGTGAACTCATGGGTGCGACAAATCCGGCTGAGGCTGCTGAGGGCACCATCCGCAAGGATTTTGCGACCTCGATCGGCGAGAATGCCGTGCACGGTTCCGACTCCGATGAGAATGCGGCGATCGAGATCGCGTATTTTTTCAGTAAACTTGAGTTGGTTTAG
- a CDS encoding FecR domain-containing protein, with translation MFESTIRGLFAAVAVATLSIAAFGQSSTRDNYLISAEAGGVNFAEGAATIVRQDHTSGRLLKGDRIQVGDRVATGADGRVEVLLNPGSYLRLGADSRFSFRTTSLDDLKLNVDRGSAMLEVFATRDFTVTIFTPKGQAKIIESGIYRIDVAANGSGSLKVWDGLAMVSGLEVKSGRMTPIDRALVSVTKFDRDQKDELAVWSKQRGKLIAKNTSKLKNQSVRASLISAFDSGRWGMWNSFGVWVFDPFFGGNCFLPFGRYWYSPYGYGYGSSIWWYNLPPIYYQPTPTTPTIPNPNPGTTPDPYGTRSRTGRQGGMDDAAPPYVRLEETGRQNNPIRNLPVEDRNGTRQSAPPIFIPPPIIVIKSDDTGARQRP, from the coding sequence ATGTTTGAGAGTACAATTCGTGGTTTGTTCGCGGCAGTCGCGGTTGCGACCTTGTCGATCGCCGCATTCGGACAAAGCAGCACCCGTGATAACTATTTGATCTCGGCCGAGGCCGGCGGAGTGAACTTTGCCGAGGGTGCGGCAACCATCGTTCGGCAAGATCATACGAGCGGCCGCCTGCTCAAAGGCGACCGTATTCAGGTCGGTGACCGCGTTGCAACGGGTGCCGACGGCCGTGTAGAGGTCTTGCTCAATCCCGGATCGTATCTGCGGCTCGGTGCTGACTCAAGATTCAGTTTCAGAACCACGTCGCTCGATGACCTTAAACTCAACGTCGATCGCGGCAGTGCGATGCTTGAGGTCTTTGCAACGAGAGACTTTACCGTAACGATCTTTACGCCCAAGGGGCAAGCGAAGATCATTGAATCAGGCATCTACCGCATTGATGTGGCTGCGAACGGCTCCGGATCGTTGAAGGTATGGGACGGCCTCGCCATGGTCAGCGGCCTTGAGGTCAAAAGCGGCCGAATGACCCCGATTGACCGTGCGCTGGTATCAGTTACCAAGTTTGACCGCGATCAGAAGGATGAGTTGGCGGTGTGGAGCAAACAGCGGGGCAAACTGATAGCGAAGAATACCTCGAAGCTCAAGAATCAGTCGGTACGCGCCTCGCTTATCAGTGCTTTTGACAGCGGCAGGTGGGGAATGTGGAACTCGTTCGGGGTTTGGGTATTTGACCCGTTCTTCGGCGGCAACTGCTTCTTGCCGTTCGGGCGCTATTGGTATTCGCCTTATGGTTACGGCTACGGCTCGAGCATTTGGTGGTACAACCTGCCGCCGATCTATTATCAGCCGACGCCGACAACTCCAACGATACCGAATCCGAATCCCGGCACCACGCCCGATCCTTACGGGACAAGATCGCGAACCGGAAGGCAAGGCGGCATGGATGATGCGGCACCGCCGTACGTTCGGCTTGAGGAGACGGGACGGCAGAATAATCCGATACGCAATCTGCCTGTCGAAGACCGAAACGGAACAAGGCAAAGCGCCCCGCCGATCTTTATTCCGCCGCCGATCATTGTTATCAAGAGCGATGATACGGGAGCACGACAGCGGCCGTAG
- a CDS encoding SpoIIE family protein phosphatase, giving the protein MPLSLTRMEGSDNNFYDDERLSPIDKLRMLLDITKTISRSLDLDEVLNLVMDTLGSLLPYDAAGIYLIDISTDPASPYIFKSKAIRGYQLSFDLIEPRLRLGEGFLGTVAQTGKPLISPNVAEDTRYFAARELTRSEMLAPIISNDRVIGVFDLESDRLNAYDDDDLQVLQMLSSQVAIIIEKVRLHDEVVEKKRLQAQLEVARQVQLELLPANDPVVKGFDVSAYIFPTDEVSGDYYDWVQVFTDQFGIIVADAVGKGIPAALLIAFLRASLRSCVQIGYAPHIALSKVSELLWDSIEDNQFITAIYGLLDSTNRTFVFSNAGHNPPLLIKPDGEYRFVEYGDTPLGMFPNAKYHQHFIRFEIGQVMVIYTDGITEAMNPNGEEYGRDRLVSRILEGIDLPSRRLIDHVRKGVADFSEQLVLPDDATLFVVKAV; this is encoded by the coding sequence ATGCCGCTTTCCCTTACGCGGATGGAAGGATCTGACAACAATTTCTATGACGATGAGCGGCTTTCGCCTATTGATAAGCTGCGGATGCTGCTTGATATCACAAAGACGATCAGCCGCTCGCTCGACCTCGATGAGGTGCTGAATCTCGTGATGGATACGCTCGGATCGCTCCTGCCGTACGATGCTGCGGGAATTTATCTGATCGATATCAGCACCGACCCGGCAAGCCCTTACATCTTCAAATCAAAGGCTATTAGAGGCTATCAGCTCAGTTTCGACCTGATCGAACCGCGGCTAAGGCTCGGCGAAGGCTTTCTCGGCACGGTTGCGCAAACGGGCAAACCGCTGATATCACCGAACGTTGCCGAAGATACGCGATATTTCGCCGCGAGGGAATTGACGCGATCGGAAATGCTCGCACCGATCATTTCAAATGACAGGGTAATCGGTGTGTTCGACCTCGAAAGCGATCGGTTGAATGCCTATGACGATGACGACCTTCAAGTCTTGCAGATGCTAAGTTCGCAGGTAGCTATCATCATAGAAAAGGTAAGGCTGCATGACGAGGTCGTCGAAAAGAAACGCTTGCAGGCCCAGCTCGAGGTCGCACGCCAGGTTCAGCTTGAACTGCTGCCCGCGAATGACCCTGTTGTAAAGGGCTTTGATGTGAGCGCTTACATCTTTCCTACCGATGAGGTCTCAGGAGATTATTACGACTGGGTACAGGTATTTACCGATCAGTTCGGTATCATCGTTGCGGATGCAGTGGGCAAGGGGATACCTGCCGCCTTGCTGATAGCGTTCCTGCGTGCTTCGCTCCGGTCGTGCGTTCAGATCGGTTACGCTCCGCATATCGCGTTATCTAAGGTCAGCGAGCTTCTTTGGGACTCGATCGAAGACAATCAATTCATAACAGCCATCTACGGCCTTTTGGACTCGACCAACCGCACCTTCGTATTCTCGAACGCGGGTCACAATCCTCCGCTCCTGATAAAGCCTGACGGTGAATATCGCTTTGTCGAGTACGGCGATACGCCGCTCGGGATGTTCCCGAATGCAAAATATCACCAGCATTTCATACGGTTCGAGATCGGGCAGGTAATGGTCATTTACACCGACGGCATTACCGAAGCAATGAACCCGAACGGTGAGGAATACGGTCGGGATCGGCTCGTCAGCCGAATTCTGGAGGGCATCGACCTGCCGTCACGCCGGCTTATCGATCATGTGAGGAAAGGCGTGGCAGATTTTTCGGAACAGTTGGTTTTGCCCGATGATGCGACGCTGTTCGTCGTAAAAGCCGTCTAA